The Siniperca chuatsi isolate FFG_IHB_CAS linkage group LG9, ASM2008510v1, whole genome shotgun sequence genome includes a region encoding these proteins:
- the bnipl gene encoding bcl-2/adenovirus E1B 19 kDa-interacting protein 2-like protein isoform X1: protein MSCPAGHTDRYAEDRAPVGASGPHNIQDMELREEWQDDGFPRPLPEDCGSPEEAESPSGGEQRPAPPTSLALSGTVGGGAKKRLTAPALSLTLSRGESRDPSGSESFSAAALSATADELASLDINLEALETPSGSETGTLPDSSHELEWEDDLPRMARGRAAGVTRSPMEQSEGLMELDQVDSRGRRWRRFCFAGHEYHVNMSVLEPYLQVLSHGGYYGDEMNAIILFTSCYLPENTVEDYEYVMDNLFRYIVGTLDLMVSENYVLVYLCAMAPRNKLPAIRWLHQCYTSIDRRLKKDLRGLLVVHPAWYIKALLTVVKPFISDKFSRKIRFIQSLQELSQLIPTDRLQIPDAIRQYDGKLNR from the exons atgaGCTGCCCCGCCGGGCACACGGACAGGTACGCAGAGGACAG GGCTCCCGTAGGGGCCTCGGGCCCCCACAACATCCAGGACATGGAGCTGAGGGAGGAGTGGCAGGACGACGGCTTCCCCAG GCCTCTCCCAGAGGATTGTGGGAGTCCAGAGGAGGCGGAGAGTCCGTCGGGCGGCGAGCAGCGACCAG CCCCGCCCACCAGCCTCGCCCTATCAGGAACAGTTGGGGGCGGGGCGAAGAAGCGTCTGACAGCCCCGGCACTCAGCCTCACTCTGAGCCGCGGAGAGTCTCGCGACCCAAGCGGCTCAGAGAGCTTCTCGGCCGCCGCGCTGTCGGCGACGGCGGACGAGTTGGCGTCGCTCGACATCAACCTGGAGGCTCTGGAGACGCCATCAGGCAGCGAGACGGGAACGCTGCCGGACAGCAGCCACGAGCTGGAGTGGGAGG ATGACCTCCCCCGGATGGCGAGGGGCAGGGCCGCGGGCGTGACCAGGAGCCCGATGGAGCAGTCGGAGGGTCTGATGGAGCTGGACCAGGTGGACAGCAGGGGGCGCCGCTGGAGGAGGTTCTGCTTCGCCGGACATGAATATCACGTCAACATGAGCGTCCTGGAACCTTACCTGCAGGTCCTGTCACacggag GTTACTATGGAGACGAGATGAACGCCATCATCCTGTTCACCTCCTGCTACCTGCCGGAGAACACGGTGGAGGACTACGAGTACGTCATGGACAACCTGTTCAG GTACATTGTGGGGACGTTGGACCTGATGGTTTCGGAGAACTACGTGCTGGTCTACCTGTGTGCCATGGCTCCCAGAAACAAACTGCCGGCCATCAGATGGCTCCACCAGTGCTACACCTCCATCGACAGAAG GCTGAAGAAGGACCTGAGGGGGCTGCTGGTCGTCCATCCTGCCTGGTACATCAAAGCTCTCCTCACTGTGGTCAAACCCTTCATCAg CGAcaagttcagcaggaagatccGGTTCATCCAGAGTCTGCAGGAGCTGTCTCAGCTCATCCCCACAGACAGACTGCAGATCCCCGACGCAATACGCCA GTATGATGGGAAGTTGAACAGATGA
- the bnipl gene encoding bcl-2/adenovirus E1B 19 kDa-interacting protein 2-like protein isoform X3 — translation MELREEWQDDGFPRPLPEDCGSPEEAESPSGGEQRPAPPTSLALSGTVGGGAKKRLTAPALSLTLSRGESRDPSGSESFSAAALSATADELASLDINLEALETPSGSETGTLPDSSHELEWEDDLPRMARGRAAGVTRSPMEQSEGLMELDQVDSRGRRWRRFCFAGHEYHVNMSVLEPYLQVLSHGGYYGDEMNAIILFTSCYLPENTVEDYEYVMDNLFRYIVGTLDLMVSENYVLVYLCAMAPRNKLPAIRWLHQCYTSIDRRLKKDLRGLLVVHPAWYIKALLTVVKPFISDKFSRKIRFIQSLQELSQLIPTDRLQIPDAIRQYDGKLNR, via the exons ATGGAGCTGAGGGAGGAGTGGCAGGACGACGGCTTCCCCAG GCCTCTCCCAGAGGATTGTGGGAGTCCAGAGGAGGCGGAGAGTCCGTCGGGCGGCGAGCAGCGACCAG CCCCGCCCACCAGCCTCGCCCTATCAGGAACAGTTGGGGGCGGGGCGAAGAAGCGTCTGACAGCCCCGGCACTCAGCCTCACTCTGAGCCGCGGAGAGTCTCGCGACCCAAGCGGCTCAGAGAGCTTCTCGGCCGCCGCGCTGTCGGCGACGGCGGACGAGTTGGCGTCGCTCGACATCAACCTGGAGGCTCTGGAGACGCCATCAGGCAGCGAGACGGGAACGCTGCCGGACAGCAGCCACGAGCTGGAGTGGGAGG ATGACCTCCCCCGGATGGCGAGGGGCAGGGCCGCGGGCGTGACCAGGAGCCCGATGGAGCAGTCGGAGGGTCTGATGGAGCTGGACCAGGTGGACAGCAGGGGGCGCCGCTGGAGGAGGTTCTGCTTCGCCGGACATGAATATCACGTCAACATGAGCGTCCTGGAACCTTACCTGCAGGTCCTGTCACacggag GTTACTATGGAGACGAGATGAACGCCATCATCCTGTTCACCTCCTGCTACCTGCCGGAGAACACGGTGGAGGACTACGAGTACGTCATGGACAACCTGTTCAG GTACATTGTGGGGACGTTGGACCTGATGGTTTCGGAGAACTACGTGCTGGTCTACCTGTGTGCCATGGCTCCCAGAAACAAACTGCCGGCCATCAGATGGCTCCACCAGTGCTACACCTCCATCGACAGAAG GCTGAAGAAGGACCTGAGGGGGCTGCTGGTCGTCCATCCTGCCTGGTACATCAAAGCTCTCCTCACTGTGGTCAAACCCTTCATCAg CGAcaagttcagcaggaagatccGGTTCATCCAGAGTCTGCAGGAGCTGTCTCAGCTCATCCCCACAGACAGACTGCAGATCCCCGACGCAATACGCCA GTATGATGGGAAGTTGAACAGATGA
- the prune gene encoding exopolyphosphatase PRUNE1 isoform X2 produces the protein MEEFLSSCRRAVQNTDQAGSGFHVVLGNEACDVDSMVCALTYAYFLSKTVQSETLALPLLNVRHSDFVLRSDSVFLLRQIGLSPDLLLFRDQLDLRALQRAGRLRLTLVDHNVLPSSDSDLEGAVVEVIDHHLLEREPSPSCPVTVEMVGSCATLVTERIIQKAPEILDQQVAQLLYAAVVLDCVNMAPSAGKVTPKDSQYAAALECRFPSLPPRGALFQTLQNAKFDVSGLNTEQMLLKDMKAASGSLNLAVSVLYINLEDFLQRAELEAELSDFCLKFGFDLLLLMTISFTESKEPIRELAVFSHSATCREQVSLYLEQARNPALNLCPISSPHPHIAAYQQGNNLASRKKLLPIIKDFLKEQDADGRLGDSRLGDVEEEEESRVPPTPMNSLVEGCPLDDGLPHISAQDLEEKFSKMADRRGN, from the exons ATGGAGGAGTTTCTGTCGAGCTGCCGCCGAGCCGTGCAG AACACGGATCAGGCAGGTTCAGGGTTCCACGTGGTTCTGGGGAATGAAGCCTGTGACGTGGACTCCATGGTGTGTGCTCTGACCTACGCCTACTTCCTGTCCAAG actGTGCAGAGCGAGACGCTCGCTCTCCCTCTGCTGAACGTCCGTCACTCAGACTTTGTGCTGCGTTCAGATAGCGTCTTTCTGCTGCGACAGATCGGTTTGTCTCCAGATCTTCTGCTGTTCAGAGATCAGCTGGACCTGCGAGCGTTGCAGCGAGCCGGCCGCCTGCGGCTGACGCTGGTCGACCACAACGTCCTGCCCAG TTCAGACAGCGACCTGGAGGGGGCAGTGGTGGAGGTGATCGACCATCACCTGCTGGAGAGAGAGCCCTCCCCCTCCTGTCCTGTTACCGTGGAGATGGTGGGATCCTGTGCTACTTTGGTAACAGAACGCATCATCCAGAAAGCTCCGGAAATCCTGGACCAGCAGGTCGCTCAACTGCTCTACG CGGCGGTGGTGTTGGACTGTGTGAACATGGCTCCCTCAGCAGGTAAAGTGACTCCTAAAGACAGCCAGTATGCTGCAGCGTTGGAGTGTCGTTTCCCCTCTCTGCCACCGAGGGGCGCTCTCTTCCAGACTCTGCAGAACGCCAAGTTTGATGTCTCAG GTCTGAACACAGAACAGATGTTGTTGAAGGACATGAAAGCTGCTTCAGGAAGTTTGAATCTGGCCGTCTCTGTTCTCTACATCAACCTGGAG gacTTCCTGCAGAGGGCGGAGTTGGAGGCGGAGCTCTCAGATTTCTGTCTGAAGTTTGGATtcgacctgctgctgctgatgaccATCTCCTTCACTGAGAGCAaagagccaatcagagagctcgCTGTGTTCAGCCACAGCGCCACCTGCAGGGAACAG GTGAGCCTCTACTTGGAACAGGCCCGTAACCCCGCCCTCAACCTCTGTCCAATCAGCAGCCCCCATCCTCACATCGCAGCCTATCAGCAAG GAAACAATCTGGCGTCTCGTAAGAAGCTCCTCCCCATCATTAAAGACTTCCTGAAGGAGCAGGACGCCGATGGTCGCCTGGGAGACAGTCGCCTGGGAGacgtggaggaggaggaggagtctcGGGTCCCTCCGACCCCGATGAACAGTCTGGTAGAGGGCTGTCCTCTGGACGACGGCCTGCCGCACATCAGCGCTCAGGACCTGGAGGAGAAGTTCAGCAAGATGGCCGACAGACGAGGtaactga
- the bnipl gene encoding bcl-2/adenovirus E1B 19 kDa-interacting protein 2-like protein isoform X2: protein MSCPAGHTDRAPVGASGPHNIQDMELREEWQDDGFPRPLPEDCGSPEEAESPSGGEQRPAPPTSLALSGTVGGGAKKRLTAPALSLTLSRGESRDPSGSESFSAAALSATADELASLDINLEALETPSGSETGTLPDSSHELEWEDDLPRMARGRAAGVTRSPMEQSEGLMELDQVDSRGRRWRRFCFAGHEYHVNMSVLEPYLQVLSHGGYYGDEMNAIILFTSCYLPENTVEDYEYVMDNLFRYIVGTLDLMVSENYVLVYLCAMAPRNKLPAIRWLHQCYTSIDRRLKKDLRGLLVVHPAWYIKALLTVVKPFISDKFSRKIRFIQSLQELSQLIPTDRLQIPDAIRQYDGKLNR, encoded by the exons atgaGCTGCCCCGCCGGGCACACGGACAG GGCTCCCGTAGGGGCCTCGGGCCCCCACAACATCCAGGACATGGAGCTGAGGGAGGAGTGGCAGGACGACGGCTTCCCCAG GCCTCTCCCAGAGGATTGTGGGAGTCCAGAGGAGGCGGAGAGTCCGTCGGGCGGCGAGCAGCGACCAG CCCCGCCCACCAGCCTCGCCCTATCAGGAACAGTTGGGGGCGGGGCGAAGAAGCGTCTGACAGCCCCGGCACTCAGCCTCACTCTGAGCCGCGGAGAGTCTCGCGACCCAAGCGGCTCAGAGAGCTTCTCGGCCGCCGCGCTGTCGGCGACGGCGGACGAGTTGGCGTCGCTCGACATCAACCTGGAGGCTCTGGAGACGCCATCAGGCAGCGAGACGGGAACGCTGCCGGACAGCAGCCACGAGCTGGAGTGGGAGG ATGACCTCCCCCGGATGGCGAGGGGCAGGGCCGCGGGCGTGACCAGGAGCCCGATGGAGCAGTCGGAGGGTCTGATGGAGCTGGACCAGGTGGACAGCAGGGGGCGCCGCTGGAGGAGGTTCTGCTTCGCCGGACATGAATATCACGTCAACATGAGCGTCCTGGAACCTTACCTGCAGGTCCTGTCACacggag GTTACTATGGAGACGAGATGAACGCCATCATCCTGTTCACCTCCTGCTACCTGCCGGAGAACACGGTGGAGGACTACGAGTACGTCATGGACAACCTGTTCAG GTACATTGTGGGGACGTTGGACCTGATGGTTTCGGAGAACTACGTGCTGGTCTACCTGTGTGCCATGGCTCCCAGAAACAAACTGCCGGCCATCAGATGGCTCCACCAGTGCTACACCTCCATCGACAGAAG GCTGAAGAAGGACCTGAGGGGGCTGCTGGTCGTCCATCCTGCCTGGTACATCAAAGCTCTCCTCACTGTGGTCAAACCCTTCATCAg CGAcaagttcagcaggaagatccGGTTCATCCAGAGTCTGCAGGAGCTGTCTCAGCTCATCCCCACAGACAGACTGCAGATCCCCGACGCAATACGCCA GTATGATGGGAAGTTGAACAGATGA
- the prune gene encoding exopolyphosphatase PRUNE1 isoform X1: MEEFLSSCRRAVQENTDQAGSGFHVVLGNEACDVDSMVCALTYAYFLSKTVQSETLALPLLNVRHSDFVLRSDSVFLLRQIGLSPDLLLFRDQLDLRALQRAGRLRLTLVDHNVLPSSDSDLEGAVVEVIDHHLLEREPSPSCPVTVEMVGSCATLVTERIIQKAPEILDQQVAQLLYAAVVLDCVNMAPSAGKVTPKDSQYAAALECRFPSLPPRGALFQTLQNAKFDVSGLNTEQMLLKDMKAASGSLNLAVSVLYINLEDFLQRAELEAELSDFCLKFGFDLLLLMTISFTESKEPIRELAVFSHSATCREQVSLYLEQARNPALNLCPISSPHPHIAAYQQGNNLASRKKLLPIIKDFLKEQDADGRLGDSRLGDVEEEEESRVPPTPMNSLVEGCPLDDGLPHISAQDLEEKFSKMADRRGN; the protein is encoded by the exons ATGGAGGAGTTTCTGTCGAGCTGCCGCCGAGCCGTGCAG GAGAACACGGATCAGGCAGGTTCAGGGTTCCACGTGGTTCTGGGGAATGAAGCCTGTGACGTGGACTCCATGGTGTGTGCTCTGACCTACGCCTACTTCCTGTCCAAG actGTGCAGAGCGAGACGCTCGCTCTCCCTCTGCTGAACGTCCGTCACTCAGACTTTGTGCTGCGTTCAGATAGCGTCTTTCTGCTGCGACAGATCGGTTTGTCTCCAGATCTTCTGCTGTTCAGAGATCAGCTGGACCTGCGAGCGTTGCAGCGAGCCGGCCGCCTGCGGCTGACGCTGGTCGACCACAACGTCCTGCCCAG TTCAGACAGCGACCTGGAGGGGGCAGTGGTGGAGGTGATCGACCATCACCTGCTGGAGAGAGAGCCCTCCCCCTCCTGTCCTGTTACCGTGGAGATGGTGGGATCCTGTGCTACTTTGGTAACAGAACGCATCATCCAGAAAGCTCCGGAAATCCTGGACCAGCAGGTCGCTCAACTGCTCTACG CGGCGGTGGTGTTGGACTGTGTGAACATGGCTCCCTCAGCAGGTAAAGTGACTCCTAAAGACAGCCAGTATGCTGCAGCGTTGGAGTGTCGTTTCCCCTCTCTGCCACCGAGGGGCGCTCTCTTCCAGACTCTGCAGAACGCCAAGTTTGATGTCTCAG GTCTGAACACAGAACAGATGTTGTTGAAGGACATGAAAGCTGCTTCAGGAAGTTTGAATCTGGCCGTCTCTGTTCTCTACATCAACCTGGAG gacTTCCTGCAGAGGGCGGAGTTGGAGGCGGAGCTCTCAGATTTCTGTCTGAAGTTTGGATtcgacctgctgctgctgatgaccATCTCCTTCACTGAGAGCAaagagccaatcagagagctcgCTGTGTTCAGCCACAGCGCCACCTGCAGGGAACAG GTGAGCCTCTACTTGGAACAGGCCCGTAACCCCGCCCTCAACCTCTGTCCAATCAGCAGCCCCCATCCTCACATCGCAGCCTATCAGCAAG GAAACAATCTGGCGTCTCGTAAGAAGCTCCTCCCCATCATTAAAGACTTCCTGAAGGAGCAGGACGCCGATGGTCGCCTGGGAGACAGTCGCCTGGGAGacgtggaggaggaggaggagtctcGGGTCCCTCCGACCCCGATGAACAGTCTGGTAGAGGGCTGTCCTCTGGACGACGGCCTGCCGCACATCAGCGCTCAGGACCTGGAGGAGAAGTTCAGCAAGATGGCCGACAGACGAGGtaactga